From the Equus przewalskii isolate Varuska chromosome 19, EquPr2, whole genome shotgun sequence genome, one window contains:
- the MDC1 gene encoding mediator of DNA damage checkpoint protein 1 isoform X19, which produces MPDCSVALPFPSISKQHAVIEILAWGKAPILQDSGSLNGTQILRPPKVLSPGVSHRLRDQELILFADLLCQYHRLDAPLPFVSRGPLTVEETPKVQGGTHPRGLLLAEDSEEEVDPLSERHVVKEPRTSSSSLATVVPESDEEGPSPAPGGPGPPFAFNLDSDTDEEESQQPATGEAFSAAMTDATVETEPPKAITTEIQLEKDQCSVEERDTATKVKRDARNEVVPVGVILERTQPAEEDSDTDVDDESRPPGRPAEVHLESAQPSGFIDSDTDVEEEGIPTTPAVVPMKKRQVFHGDDAKSPGAPGLANLQESPAGSDTDVEEGEALLTVPLERSQASMVIDSNTDDEEEVSAALTLARLKESRTLTWHRDTDVEEDKAQPVVLLEQSQTSARRDSDTDVEEEGPPVEKRGTVPKDCTDKAHSEKSQPPLGDSDIEMEEDKSSPAVHLERSEASATVDVNTQVKEEVLPGPAVTPLEKHQVPVAWTNQTDVEADRGPAKQPMVCLEEAQPPPVGDCEITSLNASAVTDVRKSQFPTGGDAGTEWAVAVLEQERAPEAGAQGGSPVALVEQGLLPVSRENLTDLVVDTGTPGEPTQPRREGAQTPKEGKREPRMDGTKDSADARDVLKAEKSTIKVPAYSVSDSEDLDLQATQCFVEKEGQSLEAVQSTEDEPTQAFLLSPPQEPGPSRCSFQAEGALDELWEVLATQPYCPRESEASETQPVAAHLEAHGSCPSPPRATPGEQHPESPVHAEPLGIQGRGMHTVEKDMGTPGETADRVNPERGPLERATKKPPPEGERKDVMGEEELTWGLRDSQQKQVLARDTQRQESDKKVTSASPESGMESLKVEIETAREIQEKEREKQTLAREIFEREAEKLVPGRVCEVGGLEVKVSKVIQERGPEAGEPERGTQDQEGQASSPTPEPRVGAGGLQALASAVVASGSQSGGGRGVPVSPRRQERDHLNCKMPPAEKASRGDQESPEACLPPAVTEASAPLQNPLMSQSQKHPTPQPLPSLELPIPRARQNGSQGAPEIPPSELEPLHPKPKVRPRGSSRMLPSPMSSIAPESHPTTPTDQPVSPEPTSRATRSRTYRSSEMTPAPVVPTAPELQSSTSKDQPVTAKLTSRATRGRTHRSSVKSPEPVVPTAPELQPSTSKDQPVTPEPTSRGRTHRSSVKAPEQVVPTAPELQPSTSKDQSVIPTPTSRATRGRTHRSSVKTPEPVVPTAPEFQPPTPTDQPVTLELISRATRGRTHRASVKTPEPVVPTAPELQPPTSKDQSGILTPTSRATRGRTHRFSVKSPEPIVPIAPELQPSTPTDQSVASEPTSGTTQGRTHRSSVKTPELVVPTGPEFQPSTSINQLVTPKPTSQPRTHRSSVKTPEPIVPTTSELQPSTPTDQPVTPKPTSRATRGRKHRSVNTSEPIVPTAPELQPSTPTDKPVTRKPTSRATRGRTHRSSVKTPEPIVPTAPELQPSTPTDKPVTCKPTSRATRGRKHRSSVKTPKPIVPTASQLQPSTPTDQSVTPESTTQDIRGRKHRSSVKTPQPMEPTAPGHEPPSHTDQPVTPEAIAPASQSRTLRTSIISAVPVPTTPEFRSPVPTDQPIPPETIPQANCSRRPRATRKQGSPTAPIVHEPCSAPPEPNSRNQRRRAVRAAESLTTIPEPAFAQLPEAPTHAPHIEKVEAAGTSGFTPEPQRKASQSHKRPLATLDLPPLQKRLQRGKVSQKTAFLQEEEDDPTERPGKKEVVVMPGPGKRKRDQAEEEGILSRSLRRTKPNQESTAPKVLFTGVVDVRGERAVLALGGSLASSVAEASHLVTDRIRRTVKFLCALGRGIPILSLDWLHQSRKAGCFLPPDEYVVTDPEQEENFGFSLRDALSRARERRLLEGYEIHVTPGVQPPPLQMGEIISCCGGTVLPSMPRSYKPQRVVITCSQDFPRCAIPSRVGLPILSPEFLLTGVLKQEAKPEAFVLSALEMSST; this is translated from the exons ATGCCTGATTGCTCTGTGGCCCTGCCCTTTCCATCCATCTCCAAACAACATGCAGTGATTGAAATCCTGGCCTGGGGCAAGGCACCTATCCTCCAGGATTCTGGGAGCCTCAATGGGACTCAAATCCTGAGGCCTCCTAAGGTCCTGAGCCCTGGGGTGAGTCATCGTCTGAGAGACCAGGAGTTAATTCTCTTTGCTGACTTGCTCTGCCAGTACCATCGCCTGGATGCCCCCCTGCCCTTTGTCTCTCGGGGCCCTCTAACTGTAGAGGAGACACCCAAGGTACAGGGAGGAACTCATCCCCGGGGGCTCCTGTTGGCTGAGGACTCAGAGGAGGAAGTAG ATCCTCTTTCTGAAAGGCATGTGGTGAAAGAACCAAGGACCTCATCTTCTTCTTTGGCAACAGTAGTTCCAGAGAG TGATGAAGAGGGGCCTTCCCCTGCCCCAGGTGGCCCTGGGCCACCTTTTGCCTTCAACTTGGACAGTGacacagatgaggaagaaagTCAGCAACCAGCAACAGGGGAGGCCTTCTCAGCTGCCATGACAGATGCCACTGTAGAGACAGAACCGCCTAAAGCCATCACAACTGAAATCCAGCTTGAAAAGGATCAGTGTTCAGTGGAGGAAAGGGACACTGCCACAAAAGTCAAGAGGGATGCAAGGAATGAAGTGGTTCCAGTTGGAGTGATTCTGGAGAGGACCCAACCTGCTGAGGAGGACAGTGACACAGATGTGGATGATGAGAGCAGGCCTCCAGGAAGGCCAGCCGAAGTCCATTTGGAAAGTGCCCAGCCTTCTGGCTTCATAGACAGTGATACTGATGTGGAAGAAGAGGGGATCCCCACGACCCCAGCTGTAGTTCCTATGAAGAAGAGGCAAGTCTTCCATGGAGATGATGCAAAGAGTCCTGGGGCACCTGGCTTGGCGAATCTGCAGGAGAGCCCAGCTGGTAGTGATACAGATGTGGAGGAGGGCGAGGCCCTACTAACGGTCCCTCTGGAGAGAAGCCAAGCCTCCATGGTGATCGATAGCAATACAGATGATGAGGAAGAAGTCTCAGCAGCACTCACTTTGGCACGTCTGAAAGAGAGCCGAACCCTTACCTGGCACAGAGATACAGATGTGGAAGAGGACAAGGCCCAACCTGTGGTCCTTCTGGAGCAAAGCCAAACCTCCGCCAGGAGAGACAGTGACACagatgtggaggaggaggggccccCAGTGGAAAAGAGAGGAACTGTCCCCAAGGATTGCACAGACAAAGCACATTCAGAAAAGAGCCAGCCTCCTCTTGGGGATAGTGATATAGAGATGGAGGAAGATAAGAGCTCACCTGCAGTCCACCTGGAGAGAAGTGAAGCCTCTGCCACAGTGGACGTCAACACACAAGTGAAGGAGGAAGTCCTACCAGGGCCAGCTGTTACACCTCTGGAGAAGCATCAGGTGCCTGTGGCATGGACAAATCAAACAGATGTGGAAGCAGACAGGGGCCCAGCAAAGCAGCCTATGGTGTGTCTAGAGGAAGCCCAGCCTCCTCCAGTTGGGGACTGTGAGATCACATCCTTAAATGCCTCAGCAGTGACAGATGTAAGAAAGAGCCAGTTTCCCACAGGAGGGGATGCTGGGACGGAATGGGCTGTGGCTGTTCTTGAGCAGGAGAGAGCTCCTGAGGCGGGGGCCCAGGGTGGGTCACCTGTGGCACTAGTGGAGCAGGGCCTTCTCCCTGTCTCAAGGGAAAACCTAACAGATCTGGTGGTGGACACAGGCACTCCAGGGGAACCCACCCAGCCACGGAGAGAGGGAGCCCAGACCcccaaagaagggaagagagaaccaCGTATGGATGGGACCAAGGACTCTGCAGATGCCCGTGATG ttctaaaggctgagaagtccacgaTCAAGGTGCCAGCgtattcagtgtctg ATTCTGAAGATCTAGACCTACAGGCTACCCAGTGCTTTGTGGAGAAAGAGGGTCAGAGCCTGGAAG CAGTCCAGAGCACGGAGGATGAACCTACCCAGGCCTTCCTGTTAAGTCCACCCCAAGAGCCTGGCCCTTCCCGTTGCAGCTTCCAGGCCGAAG GTGCCCTGGATGAGCTGTGGGAGGTCTTGGCTACACAGCCATACTGTCCAAGAGAATCTGAGGCCTCTGAGACCCAGCCCGTTGCCGCCCACCTTGAGGCCCATGGATCTTGCCCCTCACCACCTAGGGCAACACCAGGAGAACAACATCCAGAGAGCCCAGTTCATGCAGAGCCACTGGGGATTCAAGGAAGAGGGATGCACACTGTGGAGAAAGACATGGGTACACCAGGAGAAACAGCAGACAGGGTGAACCCTGAGAGAGGACCATTGGAGAGGGCAACCAAGAAACCGCcaccagaaggagagagaaaagatgtgaTGGGAGAGGAAGAATTAACTTGGGGGCTACGGGACAGTCAACAAAAACAGGTGTTAGCTAGAGACACTCAGAGACAAGAGTCTGACAAAAAGGTGACAAGTGCAAGTCCCGAAAGTGGTATGGAGAGTTTGAAGGTAGAAATTGAGACAGCCAGGGAaatacaagagaaagagagagaaaagcagactcttgcaagagaaatatttgaaagagaagcagagaaattaGTACCAGGGAGAGTGTGTGAGGTAGGTGGGTTAGAGGTCAAGGTATCCAAAGTGATACAGGagagaggccctgaggcaggggagCCAGAGAGAGGGACCCAGGACCAGGAAGGGCAGGCCTCCAGTCCAACACCAGAGCCtcgggtgggggctgggggccttCAGGCACTCGCTTCAGCTGTGGTAGCTTCTGGGAGCCAATCAGGTGGAGGAAGGGGCGTCCCAGTGAgtcccaggaggcaggagagag ACCACTTGAATTGCAAGATGCCACCTGCTGAGAAGGCTTCTAGG GGTGATCAGGAATCCCCAGAGGCTTGTCTGCCTCCTGCAGTGACTGAAGCCTCAGCCCCGCTCCAAAACCCCCTCATGTCTCAGAGCCAAAAACATCCTACACCTCAGCCTCTGCCTTCCTTAGAGCTGCCCATTCCCAGGGCCAGGCAAAATGGGAGTCAGGGAGCCCCAGAGATTCCTCCCTCAGAGCTGGAGCCTCTGCATCCAAAACCCAAAGTCAGGCCCCGGGGGTCCTCCAGGATGTTACCCTCTCCAATGTCTTCTATAGCCCCTGAGTCCCACCCTACCACCCCCACAGACCAGCCTGTCAGCCCTGAGCCCACATCTCGGGCCACTCGGAGCAGAACATACAGGTCTTCTGAAATGACCCCTGCACCAGTTGTCCCCACAGCACCTGAGCTGCAATCTTCCACCTCTAAAGACCAGCCTGTCACCGCTAAGCTCACATCTCGGGCCACTCGGGGAAGGACACATAGGTCCTCTGTCAAGTCCCCTGAACCAGTTGTCCCCACAGCCCCTGAGCTCCAGCCTTCCACCTCTAAAGACCAGCCTGTCACTCCTGAGCCCACATCTCGGGGCAGGACACATAGATCTTCTGTCAAGGCCCCTGAGCAAGTTGTCCCTACAGCTCCTGAGCTGCAACCTTCCACCTCCAAAGACCAGTCTGTCATCCCCACACCCACATCCCGGGCCACTCGGGGCAGGACACATAGGTCCTCTGTCAAGACCCCTGAACCAGTTGTCCCCACAGCCCCTGAGTTCCAGCCTCCTACCCCCACAGACCAACCTGTCACCCTTGAGCTCATATCTCGGGCCACTCGGGGCAGAACACACAGAGCCTCTGTGAAGACTCCTGAACCAGTTGTCCCCACAGCTCCTGAGCTGCAGCCTCCCACCTCCAAAGACCAGTCTGGCATCTTAACACCCACATCTCGGGCCACTCGGGGCAGAACACATAGGTTCTCTGTCAAGTCCCCTGAACCAATTGTCCCCATAGCCCCTGAGCTTCAGCCTTCTACCCCCACAGACCAATCTGTCGCTAGTGAGCCCACATCTGGCACCACTCAGGGCAGGACACATAGGTCTTCTGTCAAGACCCCTGAACTAGTTGTACCCACAGGTCCTGAGTTCCAGCCTTCCACTTCCATAAACCAACTTGTCACCCCCAAACCCACATCTCAGCCAAGGACACATAGGTCTTCTGTCAAGACCCCCGAACCAATTGTTCCCACAACCTCAGAGCTCCAGCCTTCCACCCCCACAGACCAACCTGTCACCCCCAAACCCACATCCCGGGCCACTCGGGGCAGAAAACATAGGTCTGTCAACACCTCTGAACCGATTGTCCCCACAGCCCCTGAGCTCCAGCCTTCCACCCCCACAGACAAACCTGTCACCCGCAAGCCCACATCTCGGGCCACTCGGGGCAGAACACATAGGTCTTCTGTCAAGACACCCGAACCAATTGTCCCCACAGCCCCTGAGCTCCAGCCTTCTACCCCCACAGACAAACCTGTCACCTGCAAACCCACATCTCGGGCCACTCGGGGCAGAAAACATAGGTCTTCTGTCAAGACCCCCAAACCAATTGTCCCCACAGCCTCACAGCTCCAGCCTTCCACCCCGACAGACCAATCTGTTACCCCTGAGTCCACAACGCAGGACATTCGGGGCAGAAAACATAGGTCCTCTGTCAAGACTCCCCAACCAATGGAACCCACAGCCCCTGGCCATGAACCTCCCAGCCATACAGACCAGCCTGTCACCCCTGAAGCCATAGCTCCGGCTAGTCAGAGCAGGACACTAAGGACTTCTATAATAAGTGCTGTGCCAGTTCCTACCACCCCTGAATTCCGGTCTCCTGTCCCCACAGACCAGCCTATTCCCCCTGAGACCATCCCTCAAGCCAATTGCAGCAGGAGGCCAAGGGCCACTAGGAAGCAGGGGTCCCCCACAGCTCCCATTGTCCATGAACCCTGCTCTGCACCCCCTGAACCTAACTCGAGGAACCAAAGACGAAGAGCAGTGAGAGCAGCTGAGTCCCTTACAACCATTCCTGAGCCTGCCTTTGCCCAGCTTCCTGAGGCGCCCACTCATGCTCCCCACATCGAAAAGGTAGAGGCAGCAGGTACATCTGGGTTCACCCCAGAGCCCCAGCGTAAGGCCTCTCAAAGCCACAAGAGGCCTTTAGCTACCCTGGATTTACCCCCACTTCAAAAACGGCTCCAAAGAGGGAAAGTCTCCCAGAAGACAGCGTTcctccaggaagaggaagatgatcCCACAGAGAGACCAGGGAAGAAAGAG GTTGTAGTGATGCCAggaccaggcaagagaaagagagaccaagCAGAAGAAGAGGGAATACTGAGCCGCAGCCTCCGAAGAACCAAACCTAACCAAGAGTCCACAGCCCCcaaa GTGCTCTTCACAGGAGTGGTGGATGTTCGAGGAGAGCGGGCAGTACTGGCCCTGGGGGGAAGTCTGGCCAGCTCAGTGGCAGAGGCTTCCCACCTGGTGACTGATCGAATCCGCCGGACGGTCAAGTTCCTGTGTGCCCTGGGGCGGGGGATCCCCATCCTCTCCCTGGACTGGCTGCACCAG TCCCGCAAAGCTGGTTGCTTCTTGCCACCGGATGAATACGTGGTGACCGATCCTGAGCAGGAAGAGAACTTTGGCTTCAGCCTTCGGGATGCTCTGAGCCGAGCTCGGGAGCGAAGGCTGCTGGAG gGCTATGAGATTCATGTGACCCCTGGAGTCCAGCCACCTCCACTTCAGATGGGAGAGATCATCAGCTGCTGTGGAGGCACTGTCCTACCCAGCATGCCCCGGTCCTATAAG CCTCAGAGAGTTGTGATCACATGCTCCCAGGACTTCCCCCGATGCGCCATTCCATCTCGGGTCGGGCTGCCCATCCTCTCACCTGAGTTCCTGCTGACAGGAGTGCTGAAGCAGGAAGCCAAGCCAGAGGCCTTCGTCCTCTCCGCTTTGGAAATGTCATCCACCTGA